Proteins encoded together in one Flavobacteriales bacterium window:
- a CDS encoding prolipoprotein diacylglyceryl transferase, producing MDRLAERWKVSPSRVLVILLVFACTGFTVMFLKRPVVAWFTGGEQRAVFTALYYLLILPMYNLLLLAYGALFGQFRFFWDFEKRFFGRLLGRRDR from the coding sequence GTGGACCGGCTGGCCGAGCGGTGGAAGGTCTCGCCATCGCGCGTCCTGGTCATCCTTCTGGTCTTCGCCTGCACCGGTTTCACGGTGATGTTCCTCAAGCGGCCGGTGGTGGCCTGGTTCACCGGTGGCGAGCAACGCGCGGTCTTCACCGCGCTGTACTACCTGCTGATCCTGCCCATGTACAACCTGCTGCTGCTCGCCTACGGCGCGCTCTTCGGTCAGTTCCGCTTCTTCTGGGACTTTGAGAAGCGCTTCTTCGGGCGGCTGCTCGGGCGGCGCGACCGCTGA
- a CDS encoding very short patch repair endonuclease has translation MSRIRAKHTGPELLVRKALRERGSTGYRLHYVKAPGKPDIAFVGRRVAVFVHGCFWHGCPHCQPRRPRTHKGFWNAKLDRNQARDAEKAKALRKSGWTVFTLWECRVKEDVRKEVGRVVRSLDAATHLQRSRRPSSRPKKRFSKSQKKRN, from the coding sequence ATGAGCCGCATCCGGGCGAAGCACACCGGACCGGAGCTGCTGGTGCGGAAGGCCCTGCGCGAGCGCGGATCCACCGGCTATCGGCTGCACTACGTCAAAGCGCCCGGCAAGCCCGACATCGCCTTCGTGGGACGCAGGGTCGCCGTGTTCGTGCACGGCTGCTTCTGGCACGGCTGCCCGCATTGCCAGCCCCGCCGCCCCAGGACGCACAAGGGCTTTTGGAACGCCAAGCTGGACCGCAACCAGGCCCGCGATGCCGAGAAGGCGAAAGCGCTGAGGAAGTCGGGCTGGACCGTGTTCACCCTGTGGGAGTGCCGGGTGAAGGAGGATGTGCGGAAAGAGGTGGGGCGGGTGGTGCGCAGCCTGGACGCCGCAACGCACCTTCAGCGGTCGCGCCGCCCGAGCAGCCGCCCGAAGAAGCGCTTCTCAAAGTCCCAGAAGAAGCGGAACTGA